Genomic window (Aquimarina sp. BL5):
TTTGGATTGGTAGAAATTAGAGCCTTCGGAACCTATGCATTTAAAATTAGTGATCCTGGAAAATTTATTGTTGATATTGTTGGTACAGACGCCAATTTTACCAATTTCGAAATCAATGAGCATCTTAAAAGTTTAATTTCTACTCGTTTTACGGATACAGTAGGAGAAGCCAACTTTCCGATAGAACTATATGCTGCTAATACTACAGAACTATCAGAAACTTGCAAGGAAGTAATGCAACCTGAATTTCAATCTGTAGGTATTTCTTTAGAAAAGTTCTTCATTGAAAATGTTTCTATGCCTGAGGATTTAAAGAAAGAAATCTTCGAATATAGTAGAATTGACAAGCTCGATCTCGATAAACTAACCAAGTTTAAAACAGCCAAGGCTATCGAAGCTGCTGCTGCCAATGAAGGTGGTACTGCCGGAGCCGGAATGGGAATGGGAATGGGCTTTGTGCTTGCTCAACAAATGGGTGGTATGATGAATCCAATGGCTACTCAACAACAAGCGCAACCTCAGCAAACTTCTCCTGTAGCTCCTCCACCAATGCCAGTTCAGGCGCAGTATTTCTATGCTTCTAATGGTCAGCAAGCTGGCCCCGTATCTTTTGATCAGTTAAAAGCATTATTTGCCAATAGAACGGTTAATAAAGATTCTTTAGTCTGGAAACAAGGAATGGCCAATTGGACGGCTATTAAAGATGTAGAAGAGTTAAAATCATTCTTAGGAGGAAGTACTCCTCCTCCATTGCCAGCATAAAAAACAATGTTGTGTTAATAAAAAATCCTTATACCAACCTTCTTCTGTCTAAGACGGAAGAAGGAACTATTTTGTAAAACCTTTAGTATTATAATTCCTGCATGGAAGAAGAGAAAAAAGTATTTTCTGAACAAAAAAAATCTTGTGTTAATTGTGGTGCCGAACTAACCTATAAACCTGGAACTACTCAGATTACCTGTGATTATTGTGGACATGAGGAAACTATTGTACAGCACGAAGATGGTTTTAAAGAATTAGAACTAAAACCGTATCTGGATGAAATGGGATCTCTTTCTCATTCTGAAGAGATTATGATGCTTCATTGTAAAAATTGCGGTGCAAACCAGCATATTGAAGAAAATTATAAATCGCTTCACTGCGTATATTGTACAATGCCTTTGATCATAGAAGATGCCTACAAGGAAGATTGGATTCTTCCTGGCGCAGTATTACCATTTCAGTTCGATCAGAAAAAATCACATCAAATATTTTCTAAATGGGTAAAAGGATTATGGTTTGCTCCTAATAATCTTCAGAAAGCCGCCTTAGATCCAGAACATACCAAAGGCTTGTATTTACCTTATTGGACATTTGACGCACAATTATATGCAACTTATACAGGGCAAAGAGGGGATTATTATTATGTAAGTGTTCCCTATACTACTACGGTTAATGGAAAATCAGTACAACGAACAAGACAAGAAAGAAGAACTAGGTGGAGCCCAGCAAGTGGTAATGTTAACGGTTTTGTAGATGATACTCTTATAAAAGCTTCTCATCAGCGTAAAAATCCTATACCGTCTAAAATTGCTCATTGGAATCTTCAATCTTTAGAGCCATTTAACACTAGTTTTTTGGCTGGTTTTGTTACCGAAAAATACACGATACCTTTAAAAGATGGTCATTTGTCTTCTACGCAAGAAGCCGAAAGGATAGCACGCTCTTGGGCACGTCACGATATTGGTGGTGATACACAACGGGTACATTCTATTAATATGAGTTTATCAGAAGAAACCTTTAAACATATCTTACTTCCTGTTTATATCAGTGCTTATAAATATAATGGAAAGAAATACAATTTCTTTGTCAATGGACAAACAGGAAAGATCTCCGGAAAAAGACCTTATTCTTTTTGGAAAATATTTTTCTTTAGCCTTTTTATTATTGCCATAATTCTGCTTATAATTTGGTTAGCAAATACGTATGGGGGTCAATAACAAAACTACTTTTTAGGTGTAAAACTAATGATTTTATAAGCTGTCTTACTGCTATTTCGACATAAAACTTCTAACACCACAAGATTAATCTCTTTATTTACATCAGTTTTCTTTTGTAATGTTTCCAAATTCCTTAATTGATTTTTAGTAAGTCCAAAAATAACTTCTTGTTTGGATGAGATCACATTAACAATACCCGAGCCTGAACCAATAATCTTTTTTACTTTTATCCTTACGGTAACCTCATATAACGTTCCGCAAATAGACTTATTTTCAAAAATCTCGAGAACAATTCCTTTAAGGCGTATGGTGTTTGGTGATATTTGATTATTGGAAATTACACTTGTTTTAGTTATTTGGTTATCGTTTTGATCCCCAAACTTTGGCTTCTCTACTTTTGGCTTCTGAGTATTACTCTTTTCTTTTTCTTGAGCAATACTGTTTGATTTACAAGAAAATAAGATTATAATCAAGCCTATATACATTAATTTATTCATGATGTCTTTAAAATGAAAAAAGGAGTCAATTAAATCAACTCCTTTTTTTATAATTAATTGTTATTCTATCTCTTTAGTAATTTAACAACGGTATTGGATTTTGTTCCTGAGATTTTTGCATAATATAATCCAGATGCCAAACTTGATGCGTCCCAAGTAATATTAGCGCTAGAATTAACATCAGATATAGTATGTATTAAATTACCTGTACTATTAAAAATATTGATGCTTACACTTTTACTTGATTTCGAAATAGTGTCTCCAAGATTAAAGAAAAATTCATTACTCGATGGATTAGGATATACAGCAATATCTTTTGTAAAATCTAATGTCGTTAATGGAGCTTCAGCTTCAGGTACAATAGGTTCTATATCAGAGCCTATAATATCGCCAAAAATTTGAAAAATTTGATCTAAAGGTGTTCTTTCAAAAACGACAGAAGCTGTTGACCAATCTGTTGCCCCTAATCCAAAAATATTAGCCGCATCTCTGAATTGTGTTTCTTCTCCTATAACATTATCCTGCGAAGCCCAAAACCACTGATTTGTTCCTGGATTAAACGCCAGGTTTACATATATAGAGATCCAATATTCACCACTCTTCAGCGTAACTATTTCCGGAAGAAGAATATTTAGATTAGAATTATCAAGTTCTGATATTGGAGCAATGCCTCCACTGTTATAGATCTCATCACCCGGTAATCCAGCATTATTCTCATAAATCACTATGGTAGCACTATTGAAAGAAGGGGTTCCTCGGAGTCCTCCAAATGCCAGTATCCTATCAATATTCCAAGTGTTTCCTTCGGGTACAGTAAAATCATCAGCTGATTGTGCTAATCCTCCAAAATCCAAGAAATTCTGAGACGGTAATGTTCCTATTTGAGTGTTCGTCTGCTCATAGATTGACGGCTCTGATACGGTTACTGTAAAACCTTCAGAAACTTGTTCTTCTCCAGAGGTAGCAATCAATCCAATAGAAGCAGCCCCAACAGAATCAGGAGTATAAGATAATGTTAGCGTATTACCAGATAACACAGTCGTTACTAATTCTGGATCAGAATTTATTAATTCAATATCAATTGGTAATCCCTGCGATTGTACAAACAAACCTGTTACGTCTATTACTGTTTCCTCGTTATTTTCATCTACTCCAAAATCATCCAATAAAAAAGCAACACTCAAGTTAGATTCTGGTAATGGATTAGCGTTTATTGGAAAACGCGCACTAAACAGTCCATTTCCATGAGAAGCAACTGCTATAAATCCATCTTTTCTAGTAACTACCTCATCGGTTACTGCATTACCTATAGCAAAATTCTCTTTTCTCCATACCGTATTTTGTCCATTCAATCCTCTAGTAGAATATAAGCCTGTACTTGTCGCCGCAAATATTCTCTGTAACCTAGCTCCTATTCTACTCGTACTACCACCTAAAAATGCTGTACTTCTAACAGAAGGACCATTACCCGTACCATCTGCATTTTCTTCTAAATTACCACTAATATTTGTCCAGGTATCTCCTCCGTCTTCTGTAACAAAGACACTAGGAATTCCGTAGTTAGAATACGTAACAATTACTCTATCCGCATTAGATGGATCTATATTAATATCATTGACAAAACCTGCAGGTAATCCTTTTCCTGAAGTTATGTCCACAGCTTGCTGATTATCTATATTAGCATTGTCCATTCTAAATACGATCCCGGAATTTGTACCGTAATACAATCTATTAGCTACTGGAAATTTAGAAACTTCTAACGCACTTATTGTCGATCCATCAGGCGTTGATGAACTTGTAATATTCACCCAGTTTTCTGTTGCATTTGTATTCGTAAATAAAGGCAATTCATCGAGATCATTATTCCTCCAGATAGTATTTCCTGCTGGCATATACATAATGTTATCATTATTGGGATCAAGAATAAATGGATTGATAAAAGCAAAACCCGCAGCTCCCGCAGGCTCTACTGCGGAGAATGATTCAAAAACTCCTTCTTCATCAAAATTAAACCTAAACACGTTACCTCCTTGAGAAGAAACATAACGAGTTCTCCCATTATCAGCAATTGCACTATAAGCTCCATCCCCTCCAAAATCCGATTGCCAAATAGCATCAGAATCAGTAGAATTCGTAAACCACGTTCCATTATCTTGGAATCCAGCCACTAAATCATCTGTATTTGGTTCTGGATCGAATGCCACGTGATAAGGTTGTGTAGTTAAATATCCATTACTTAAAGAAGTCCAAGTTACTGGTTCTCCTGGATTAACAGCTGTAATATCTTCGGTTACAGATACCCCTCCGTCATGTCCATTTAATACTCTATTCGGATTTGATGGATAAAATAATAAGGCGTGTTGATCTGGATGATTATTAGTATATAGGTTAAATGCCTCTGGTGTAGAAGAACTATATCCCGCTATCCAATCTCCTGCTCCCGCTGGAGTTGTAAATCCTGTTGTAGATCTATATAAGTTAGTTCCTCCAACAAATACTAAATTAGAATCCGAAGGGCTTACTTTAACGACCATATCATATCCACCCTGAATATTAAAAGTTCCGCCTCTTGAACCAATATCTCCAGGAAGGTTCCCTGTAAGATCGGTCCAAGGTTCTTCTTCAGATGCAGATGCATTATATCTATGCAAAAATGCTGGCGAAGCTATACCTTGAGTTTGATTTGCAGTAAAAAAATATACAATATCTTCATTTGACGGGTCTATACCCATAACGGACCTACCATATGCTTCTGGTAAAAAATCCGGAGTAATTTCTGTCCAAGTATTTCCTCCATCTTCAGAGGTAAAATAACCATTATTTGGTGCACTACCAGAATCCATAGTTGCGTACAACTGACCCGTTGAAGAAATTGTCACTTCGGCAAAAGTATCAAACCCACCTGATAGTACCTCTGTAAATGTATTTCCTCCATCTTGTGATCTCTGAACACCAGTTATTGTTCCTGCATAAACGTCTCCATTGGTAGGATCTATGACAATAGAATTAATCAAATCAAAAGGAGCATCAACAGAAAAAACACCAACATCTTCATTGATTGTGGCTCTAAGGAGTTCCCAAGTACGACCACCATTTCGTGATTTGTATATACCCGACCCTTGATAAAAAGCACCACCTGCTCCTGCAGAATTACCCGAACGCTCACCTGATGCATAATACCAAGTAAAACTATGTCTTGGTCTTGGGTCTTGTACAATTGCTGTAATACTTGGGCTCTGGAAAGACCTTGTCACTTTTCTCCAAGACTGGCCTCCGTTTTCAGATCTCCAAAGACCTCCAGAAACACCTCCTGCAAGAATTACATTTTCGTTTGTACGATCAATAGCCAAAGCACGAGTTCTGCCGCCTACATTAAACGGCCCTCTGTTTTTCCAGAAAGAAAATCTACCTGCTTTCGAAGATTTCGGAGCTGTTGCAAGTGATTTTTCAGAATCATCACTAGTATTGATCTTACCAGAAAACTGAAGCTCAGCTTTTCTAATGCCATCAGGAATTTTTCCAGTATAAGGGTTTTTTAAACGAGCAAACTCAAATTCTGATCGTTCAATAGCATTGTCACCTTTCCGCTCAAGGGGTGTTTTTGAATCTGTAGATCCTTTTTTGCTATCAAACATTTTTGTTTGCTTATACAACTGATGACCTTTATTCGGTTTTGGATCAGCACTCGTTTTTAATTGTTGTGTTTGAGAAGTTACAGAATAGGTTGTGAAAACCAATGTACAAACACACAGACCTCTTTTGAGGCATTGCAGAATTGTATTCATATTATGAGTTGATTTTGTGTGAACACTAAAGTTAACTCATTGACAATAAAATACTTGTTAAAATATTATCAAAATATAATACTATTTTATTAATTAGGTTGAAGCATAATTTCTCTGCTTTCGGTAATCACGTGACAGATGTCTTTATCTACGATAATCGGAATAGTGGAGGTAAATGTTTCATAACCATTACCACTAACGGTTATGATATAAGTTCCTGTTCGCTCATAAGCTCCCACAAATGTATTAGAATCAGGTAGAAGCTGAAGTGTTTCTGTATAGTTATTATCTTTCGCTACGACAGTAATTCCAGTAACTAAAAACATATCGCTAGTACTATCTGTTAAAGTAATTTCTAGTCCGGGTCTGGCCTCTGTTGTACAAAAAACAGGGTCTGATGTATCTTGTTCATCTATATTACAAGCCGAACAAATTACTAAAAGAATTAAAATTAATTTCTTCATATCTCTTTTACATATTTATAGTAAAGATGCAATTATAAGGTTGTGGTTGCGTCTTTATTTTTACGAAGATATATATTCATTATAAAATTACTTTATTTTTACTAGTTTCATAAGGAGCTCCTTTCATTAAAACTAAAGATAATAGCCGTAATAAAAAAGTATCCTTTCTTATTTAAAAAAAAGGATACTTTTAAGATATACAGTCTTATTTTTTTACAAATCAAATTTAATCCCTTGAGCTAAAGGCAATTCAGTTGTGTAATTTATTGTATTAGTTTGTCTACGCATATACACTTTCCAAGCATCCGAACCAGATTCTCTACCTCCACCGGTTTCTTTTTCTCCTCCAAAAGCTCCTCCGATTTCGGCACCAGAAGTTCCTATATTTACATTCGCAATTCCACAATCAGATCCTGCATGAGATAAGAATCTTTCAGCCTCGCGAAGGTTATTAGTCATAATAGCGGAAGATAGTCCTTGAGCTACACCATTCTGAACATCAATCGCATTTTCTACATCACCACTATATTTTAATAAATATAAAACTGGTGCAAACGTTTCGTGCTGAACAATTTCGAATGAATTATCAGCTTCTGCTATTGCTGGTTTTACATAACATCCACTTTCATATCCTTCTCCAGACAGCACACCGCCTTCTACAACAATATTCCCGCCTTCTTCAACTACTTTTTCTAAAGCATTTTGATATCCTTTTACCGCATCTTTGTCAATAAGAGGACCTACGTGATTATTTTCATCTAATGGATTTCCTATACGTAATTGCTTATACGCATCAACTACTGCGTTTTTTACTGTATCATACACGGATTCGTGAATGATCAATCTTCTAGTAGATGTACATCGTTGTCCAGCAGTTCCTACTGCACCGAACACAGCACCAATAACTGTCATTTTAATATCCGCATCCGGTGTTACAATGATTGCATTATTACCACCTAACTCTAATAGTGATTTACCTAAACGCTGTCCTACAGTTGCTCCAACAATTTTACCCATTCTGGTAGATCCTGTTGCAGAAATTAGTGGCATACGCTTATCAGTGGTCATCATCTCACCTACTTTATAGTCACCATTAATAAGACAAGAAATTCCCTCAGGAAGATCATTGTCTTTTAAAACTTTAGCAATAATATTCTGACAAGCAATTCCACACAATGGTGTTTTTTCACTTGGTTTCCATACACATACATCACCACAAATCCATGCTAAAGCTGTATTCCATGCCCAAACTGCCACTGGAAAGTTAAATGCAGAGATAATCCCAACAATTCCCATTGGATGATATTGTTCATACATCCTATGTCCTGGTCGCTCCGAATGCATAGTCAATCCGTGTAATTGTCTTGATAATCCAACCGCAAAATCACAGATATCAATCATTTCCTGTACTTCTCCTAGTCCTTCTTGATACGATTTACCCATTTCGTAAGAAACAAGCTTACCTAGTGGTTCTTTTAAAACACGTAGCTCTTCTCCAAACTGTCTTACGATTTCTCCTC
Coding sequences:
- a CDS encoding SPFH domain-containing protein; its protein translation is MGIFDEIKKKLSNEFIDIIEWLDNTQDTIVHRFERYQNEIKHGAQLIVREGQTAVFINEGQLADVFEPGTYTLNTQNLPILTTLKGWKYGFNSPFKAEVYFVNTHLFTNEKWGTKNPITLNDDRFGLVEIRAFGTYAFKISDPGKFIVDIVGTDANFTNFEINEHLKSLISTRFTDTVGEANFPIELYAANTTELSETCKEVMQPEFQSVGISLEKFFIENVSMPEDLKKEIFEYSRIDKLDLDKLTKFKTAKAIEAAAANEGGTAGAGMGMGMGFVLAQQMGGMMNPMATQQQAQPQQTSPVAPPPMPVQAQYFYASNGQQAGPVSFDQLKALFANRTVNKDSLVWKQGMANWTAIKDVEELKSFLGGSTPPPLPA
- a CDS encoding DNA helicase PriA; this translates as MEEEKKVFSEQKKSCVNCGAELTYKPGTTQITCDYCGHEETIVQHEDGFKELELKPYLDEMGSLSHSEEIMMLHCKNCGANQHIEENYKSLHCVYCTMPLIIEDAYKEDWILPGAVLPFQFDQKKSHQIFSKWVKGLWFAPNNLQKAALDPEHTKGLYLPYWTFDAQLYATYTGQRGDYYYVSVPYTTTVNGKSVQRTRQERRTRWSPASGNVNGFVDDTLIKASHQRKNPIPSKIAHWNLQSLEPFNTSFLAGFVTEKYTIPLKDGHLSSTQEAERIARSWARHDIGGDTQRVHSINMSLSEETFKHILLPVYISAYKYNGKKYNFFVNGQTGKISGKRPYSFWKIFFFSLFIIAIILLIIWLANTYGGQ
- a CDS encoding T9SS type A sorting domain-containing protein; protein product: MNTILQCLKRGLCVCTLVFTTYSVTSQTQQLKTSADPKPNKGHQLYKQTKMFDSKKGSTDSKTPLERKGDNAIERSEFEFARLKNPYTGKIPDGIRKAELQFSGKINTSDDSEKSLATAPKSSKAGRFSFWKNRGPFNVGGRTRALAIDRTNENVILAGGVSGGLWRSENGGQSWRKVTRSFQSPSITAIVQDPRPRHSFTWYYASGERSGNSAGAGGAFYQGSGIYKSRNGGRTWELLRATINEDVGVFSVDAPFDLINSIVIDPTNGDVYAGTITGVQRSQDGGNTFTEVLSGGFDTFAEVTISSTGQLYATMDSGSAPNNGYFTSEDGGNTWTEITPDFLPEAYGRSVMGIDPSNEDIVYFFTANQTQGIASPAFLHRYNASASEEEPWTDLTGNLPGDIGSRGGTFNIQGGYDMVVKVSPSDSNLVFVGGTNLYRSTTGFTTPAGAGDWIAGYSSSTPEAFNLYTNNHPDQHALLFYPSNPNRVLNGHDGGVSVTEDITAVNPGEPVTWTSLSNGYLTTQPYHVAFDPEPNTDDLVAGFQDNGTWFTNSTDSDAIWQSDFGGDGAYSAIADNGRTRYVSSQGGNVFRFNFDEEGVFESFSAVEPAGAAGFAFINPFILDPNNDNIMYMPAGNTIWRNNDLDELPLFTNTNATENWVNITSSSTPDGSTISALEVSKFPVANRLYYGTNSGIVFRMDNANIDNQQAVDITSGKGLPAGFVNDINIDPSNADRVIVTYSNYGIPSVFVTEDGGDTWTNISGNLEENADGTGNGPSVRSTAFLGGSTSRIGARLQRIFAATSTGLYSTRGLNGQNTVWRKENFAIGNAVTDEVVTRKDGFIAVASHGNGLFSARFPINANPLPESNLSVAFLLDDFGVDENNEETVIDVTGLFVQSQGLPIDIELINSDPELVTTVLSGNTLTLSYTPDSVGAASIGLIATSGEEQVSEGFTVTVSEPSIYEQTNTQIGTLPSQNFLDFGGLAQSADDFTVPEGNTWNIDRILAFGGLRGTPSFNSATIVIYENNAGLPGDEIYNSGGIAPISELDNSNLNILLPEIVTLKSGEYWISIYVNLAFNPGTNQWFWASQDNVIGEETQFRDAANIFGLGATDWSTASVVFERTPLDQIFQIFGDIIGSDIEPIVPEAEAPLTTLDFTKDIAVYPNPSSNEFFFNLGDTISKSSKSVSINIFNSTGNLIHTISDVNSSANITWDASSLASGLYYAKISGTKSNTVVKLLKR
- a CDS encoding aldehyde dehydrogenase family protein produces the protein MAAIATDFGIKEALKQLGVSDLNKGTSTGSDWFSNGEEISSFSPVDGNLIGKVTTTTTDDYEKVIEKAQSAFKSWKIKPAPLRGEIVRQFGEELRVLKEPLGKLVSYEMGKSYQEGLGEVQEMIDICDFAVGLSRQLHGLTMHSERPGHRMYEQYHPMGIVGIISAFNFPVAVWAWNTALAWICGDVCVWKPSEKTPLCGIACQNIIAKVLKDNDLPEGISCLINGDYKVGEMMTTDKRMPLISATGSTRMGKIVGATVGQRLGKSLLELGGNNAIIVTPDADIKMTVIGAVFGAVGTAGQRCTSTRRLIIHESVYDTVKNAVVDAYKQLRIGNPLDENNHVGPLIDKDAVKGYQNALEKVVEEGGNIVVEGGVLSGEGYESGCYVKPAIAEADNSFEIVQHETFAPVLYLLKYSGDVENAIDVQNGVAQGLSSAIMTNNLREAERFLSHAGSDCGIANVNIGTSGAEIGGAFGGEKETGGGRESGSDAWKVYMRRQTNTINYTTELPLAQGIKFDL